A single region of the Neisseriaceae bacterium genome encodes:
- the gmhB gene encoding D-glycero-beta-D-manno-heptose 1,7-bisphosphate 7-phosphatase, producing the protein MKLVILDRDGVINHDSDEFIKNPDEWIPIPNSADAIAFFNQYNYLVAIATNQSGISRKLFTINDLNQIHSKMLKHIKNAGGEIEGIWFCPHSEQDNCQCRKPKTGLIDDILQRLNIAASETYMVGDSLRDLQCIHEAGGIPILVLTGKGKKTLYEQKIPEKTMVYNDLWSFAQDICLNKSCN; encoded by the coding sequence ATGAAACTAGTTATCCTTGATAGAGACGGTGTCATTAATCATGACAGTGATGAATTTATTAAAAATCCAGATGAATGGATCCCCATCCCTAATAGTGCAGATGCAATTGCTTTTTTTAATCAATACAATTACCTTGTTGCTATTGCCACTAATCAGTCAGGTATATCAAGAAAACTATTTACTATCAATGACTTGAATCAAATTCACAGTAAAATGTTAAAACACATCAAAAATGCAGGGGGGGAAATAGAAGGAATATGGTTTTGTCCTCATTCAGAGCAGGATAACTGTCAATGCCGAAAACCTAAAACTGGTTTAATTGATGATATACTGCAAAGGTTAAATATCGCAGCAAGTGAAACCTATATGGTTGGTGACAGTCTAAGAGATTTGCAATGCATTCATGAAGCAGGTGGGATTCCAATACTGGTACTGACAGGAAAAGGAAAGAAAACACTCTATGAGCAAAAAATACCTGAAAAAACAATGGTTTATAATGACTTATGGTCCTTTGCCCAAGATATTTGCTTGAATAAATCATGCAATTAG
- a CDS encoding glycosyltransferase translates to MNLPNIFILSLPDAVNRRQSAFSQCIEYALPFECVDALDFRNKTKWETSAAYQPTDKAKQKNKFLSNTEIACALGHQKIYNKIIAQQIPFSLILEDDFKLINNPLPLLSHIGTIQKNTEFDVLILGYVKILEKDLAYHYRRLPIKHTYTCLNYQFGKPWKQFSCGTVAYIITLQGAKKLQSQMIHVTADDWLYFEQQKNTKILHMHPFIALEDCENFPSNIRHEKKGHLDIKWSSYMVRSAKGVMKNFLMNGLQCKQ, encoded by the coding sequence ATGAATCTTCCTAACATTTTTATTCTGTCTTTACCTGATGCGGTCAATAGACGGCAATCAGCCTTTAGTCAGTGTATTGAATATGCTCTACCCTTTGAATGTGTGGATGCTTTGGATTTTAGGAATAAAACAAAATGGGAAACATCTGCTGCCTATCAACCAACTGATAAAGCAAAACAAAAAAACAAATTTTTAAGTAATACCGAGATTGCTTGTGCACTCGGACACCAGAAAATTTATAACAAGATTATCGCTCAACAAATTCCTTTTTCCCTAATATTAGAAGATGATTTTAAATTGATTAACAACCCGTTGCCACTATTGAGTCATATTGGTACTATTCAAAAAAATACTGAATTTGATGTACTAATACTCGGTTATGTTAAAATCTTAGAGAAAGATTTAGCTTACCATTATCGTAGGCTTCCCATTAAACATACTTATACTTGCTTAAATTATCAATTTGGGAAACCATGGAAACAATTTAGTTGTGGTACTGTCGCTTATATCATTACCCTACAAGGAGCCAAGAAATTACAATCACAGATGATACATGTTACTGCTGATGATTGGTTATATTTTGAACAACAAAAAAATACTAAAATATTGCACATGCACCCCTTCATTGCTCTTGAAGATTGTGAAAATTTCCCAAGCAATATACGTCATGAAAAAAAAGGGCACTTAGATATCAAATGGTCAAGCTATATGGTTCGATCTGCTAAAGGAGTTATGAAAAATTTTTTAATGAATGGATTACAATGCAAGCAATGA
- the glnK gene encoding P-II family nitrogen regulator, with amino-acid sequence MKLVTAIIKPFKLDDVREALSEIGIQGMTVTEVKGFGRQKGHTEIYRGAEYAIDFLPKIRLDIAIRSEDVEKVIDVIILTAATGKMGDGKIFVTPLERVVRIRTGEADKNAV; translated from the coding sequence ATGAAATTAGTAACGGCAATCATTAAACCGTTTAAATTAGATGATGTTAGAGAAGCATTATCAGAGATTGGCATTCAAGGAATGACTGTAACAGAAGTGAAAGGCTTTGGCCGCCAGAAAGGCCATACAGAAATTTATCGTGGTGCAGAATATGCAATAGATTTCTTACCTAAAATTCGTCTTGATATTGCCATCAGATCGGAGGATGTAGAAAAAGTTATCGATGTGATTATTCTTACTGCTGCCACAGGAAAAATGGGAGATGGTAAGATCTTCGTCACTCCGTTAGAACGTGTAGTGAGAATCCGTACTGGTGAGGCTGATAAAAATGCAGTGTAA